Proteins found in one Vicia villosa cultivar HV-30 ecotype Madison, WI unplaced genomic scaffold, Vvil1.0 ctg.000182F_1_1, whole genome shotgun sequence genomic segment:
- the LOC131625087 gene encoding protein TIC110, chloroplastic-like — protein sequence MNPSSTLKPSSHHHHPSLLPLPFSLSSSSKRHRFKVSFPRCSSSSSVPPPVSKDLTGIENVVDKLSPQLRLATSAVVIAGAVAAGFSLGSKFGGSRNAAVGGAVALGVAGSAAAYALNAVAPQVAAVSLHNYVVGLDHPSMLKNEDIVGIANRYGVKKQDEAFKEEICDIYRQFVSSVLPPGDEELTGDEADRIISFKNSLGIDDPDAADMHIEIGRKIFRLRLEVGDREADIEQRRAFQKLIFVSYLVFGEASSFLLPWKRIFQFTDSQVKVAIRDNAQRLYASKLKSVGRDIDVEQLVTLRKAQRLYRLSDQLAENLFKEHTMKLIAENISVALDILKSRTRVVPGITRVVEELDKILAFNNLLTSLKNHADMDHFARGVGPVSLHGRQYEGERRIGDLKLLYRAYVTDALGGGRIEDNKLAALTQLRNIFGMGKRDAEEITIDVTSKVYRKHLAKAFTGGELEKADSKAAFLQNLCDDLHFDPQKACKIHEEIYRQKLQYLMADGELSEEDAAALLRLRVMLCITQDTVEAAHSDICGSLFGKIVMEAIASGVDGYDAEIKKSVRKAAHSLQLTREIAMSIASKAVRKMFITYIRRARAAENSKESAKELKKLITFNTLVVTELVKDIKGESDDVSTEELVNKGVTKTEDEEWDSLQTLRKTNPDKELLKKMKKPGQTEITLKDDLPERDRTDLYKTYLLYCLTGDVTEIPFGAQITKKKDDSEYILLNQLGGILGLSGKDIVDVHRSLAEKAFKQQAEVILADGQLTKAKVEQLNNLQKEVGLPEEYAQKVIKSITTTKMAAAIETAVTQGRLNIKQIRELKEAGVDLDNMVSKNMRELLFKKTVGDIFSSGTGEFDDEEVYENIPSDLNISKEKSRVVVQQLAQTRLSNSLIQAVAQLRQKNRRGVVSSLNDMLACDKAIPSPPLSWELPEELADLYTIFLKSSPSSEKLTRMQFLLGIHDSTADALREMGDRLINIAVEEEEFAF from the exons ATGAACCCTTCATCAACTCTCAAACCTTCTTCTCACCACCACCACCCTTCTCTCCTTCCCTTACCCTTCTCACTCTCTTCATCCTCCAAACGACACCGTTTCAAAGTCTCATTCCCGCGTTGTTCTTCTTCATCATCCGTTCCTCCGCCTGTCTCCAAAGACCTCACCGGAATCGAAAACGTTGTCGACAAGCTATCTCCGCAACTCCGCCTGGCTACGTCTGCTGTTGTTATTGCTGGCGCTGTAGCCGCCGGGTTCAGTCTTGGTTCAAAGTTCGGTGGTAGCCGAAATGCAGCGGTTGGTGGTGCTGTTGCTTTAGGCGTTGCTGGCAGTGCTGCGGCGTACGCGTTGAACGCGGTTGCTCCGCAAGTTGCTGCTGTCAGtttgcataattatgttgttGGACTTGATCATCCTTCCATGTTGAAGAATGAAGACATTGTTGGAATCGCCAATAG GTATGGTGTGAAAAAACAGGATGAGGCATTTAAAGAAGAGATTTGTGATATATATAGACA GTTTGTGTCGTCTGTGCTTCCTCCTGGTGATGAGGAGCTCACAGGTGATGAGGCTGATAGGATTATCAGTTTTAAGAATTCCTTAGGAATTGATGATCCAGATGCGGCTGATATGCATATAGAG ATTGGTAGGAAAATTTTCAGGCTAAGGCTTGAAGTTGGGGACCGTGAAGCGGATATTGAGCAACGCAGG GCATTTCAGAAGTTGATTTTTGTGTCATATCTCGTTTTTGGGGAAGCATCATCTTTCCTTCTACCTTGGAAGCGTATTTTCCAGTTCACTGATTCACag GTTAAAGTAGCTATACGTGACAATGCGCAGCGGTTGTATGCATCCAAGCTGAAATCCGTTGGCAGAG ATATTGACGTAGAACAACTTGTTACACTAAGAAAAGCTCAACGTTTGTATCGTCTATCTGATCAG CTTGCTGAAAACTTGTTCAAGGAGCATACAATGAAATTGATTGCTGAAAATATTTCAGTAGCACTTGATATACTTAAATCCCGCACAAGAGTTGT TCCTGGAATTACCCGAGTGGTAGAGGAGCTTGATAAGATATTGGCATTCAATAATTTACTTACCTCGTTAAAGAACCATGCGGATATGGATCACTTTGCTCGAGGTGTTGGCCCAGTTTCCTTGCATG GTCGTCAATATGAAGGTGAAAGAAGGATAGGGGACTTGAAACTCCTTTACAGAGCatatgttacagatgctttgggTGGTGGTCGCATTGAAGATAATAAG CTTGCTGCACTAACTCAGTTGAGGAATATATTTGGAATGGGTAAACGTGATGCAGAAGAAATTACAATTGATGTTACATCTAAAGTATATCGCAAACACCTTGCAAAGGCTTTTACAGGTGGTGAATTAGAAAAGGCAGATAGCAAAGCAGCATTCCTTCAAAATTTGTGTGATGATTTGCACTTTGATCCACAAAAAGCCTGTAAAATTCACGAAG AAATTTACCGCCAAAAGCTTCAGTACTTGATGGCTGATGGGGAGCTCAGTGAGGAGGATGCTGCTGCTTTGTTGAGATTGCGTGTAATGCTCTGTATTACTCAAGACACTGTTGAAGCTGCTCACTCAGATATCTGTGGTAGTTTGTTTGGAAAG ATTGTCATGGAAGCAATTGCATCAGGGGTTGATGGATATGATGCTGAAATTAAGAAATCAGTAAGAAAAGCAGCACATAGTTTACAACTAACCAGAGAAATTGCTATGTCTATTGCAAGCAAGGCC GTAAGGAAGATGTTTATTACTTACATAAGACGTGCACGAGCTGCTGAAAATTCTAAGGAGTCTGCGAAAGAACTCAAGAAGCTGATAACTTTCAATACTTTGGTTGTGACGGAGTTGGTGAAGGACATTAAAGGGGAGTCAGATGATGTTTCAACCGAAGAGCTTGTAAATAAGGGTGTGACAAAAACTGAAGACGAAGAATGGGATTCTCTTCAAACACTAAGGAAAACAAACCCAGACAAAGAACTTCTAAAAAAGATGAAGAAGCCTGGTCAGACGGAAATTACTCTTAAAGACGACCTTCCCGAAAGAGATAGGACTGATCTTTACAAGACATACTTGCTTTATTGCCTAACTGGTGATGTTACAGAGATTCCATTTGGTGCCCAGATCACTAAAAAGAAGGATGATTCAGAATATATTCTTCTAAACCAGCTTGGTGGGATTCTCGGTTTGAGTGGTAAAGATATAGTGGATGTACATAGAAGTCTTGCAGAGAAAGCTTTTAAGCAACAAGCTGAGGTGATTTTAGCTGATGGACAGTTGACAAAGGCCAAGGTGGAGCAACTTAATAATCTGCAGAAGGAAGTAGGCTTACCCGAAGAATATGCGCAGAAGGTAATCAAGAGTATAACCACTACCAAAATGGCAGCTGCCATTGAAACTGCAGTGACACAAGGACGGCTGAATATCAAGCAGATAAGAGAACTGAAGGAAGCTGGTGTTGATTTAGACAACATGGTCTCAAAGAACATGAGAGAGTTGCTCTTCAAAAAAACTGTTGGTGATATTTTCTCATCAGGCACTGGGGAATTTGACGATGAGGAAGTATATGAAAATATCCCCTCAGATCTCAACATTAGCAAAGAGAAATCAAGAGTTGTTGTCCAGCAGCTTGCACAAACAAGGTTATCAAATTCACTTATTCAGGCAGTCGCACAATTAAGACAGAAAAATCGTAGAGGAGTG GTTTCTTCACTCAATGATATGCTGGCTTGCGACAAAGCTATACCCTCTCCGCCATTATCATGGGAATTGCCAGAGGAGCTTGCTGATCTTTACACCATATTCTTGAAAAGTAGTCCATCTTCTGAAAAATTGACTCGTATGCAGTTTCTTTTGGGCATACATGATTCAACCGCAGATGCTCTTCGGGAGATGGGAGATAGATTAATCAATATTGCAGTGGAGGAAGAAGAGTTCGCATTCTGA